The window TGGATGTAACATGGACAAGCTTTTTGGGGAGAGTGAACATATTAGCAAACGTCTGTGAGTTTGCAAGTATTAGGTCAAAACATGGATAGCGATTTTGAGGGATAGGCATGGCTGAACACAAAAATGATCATTTTGAAAATATTGTCATTTCCATTCTTACTTTAGAGAGGGAAAACTACTTTTATGGATGTTACACCCTCCATTATGCATGTTAGAGTTTTGAAATAAACATTAAAATCTTAAAGATTTCATTATCAAAATCTATCATTACACATTTGATGTCATTTGGATGGTTTTTCAAGGGTCAGCAGAAGGATTGCATAATTACAGGTAGCCTGAATAGGCCAGTCctgattgtttttttccccctctactttatatacactgctcaaaaaaataaagggaacacgtaaacaacacaatgtaactccaagtcaatcacacttctgtgaaatcaaactgtccacttaggaagcaacactgattgacaataaatttcacatgctcttgtgcaaatggaatagacaacaggtggaaattataggcaattagcaagacacccccaataaaggagtggttctgcaggtggtgaccacagaccacttctcagttcctatgcttcctggctgatgttttggtcacttttgaatgctggcggtgctttcactctagtggtagcatgagacggagtctacaacccacacaagtggctcaggtagtgcagctcatccaggatggcacatcaatgcgagctgtggcaagaaggtttgctgtgtctgtcagcgtagtgtccagagcatggaggcgctaccaggagacaggccagtacatcaggagacgtggaggaggccgtaggagggcaacaacccagcagcaggaccgttacctctgcctttgtgcaaggaggagcaggaggagcactgccagagccctgcaaaatgacctccagcaggccacaaatgtgcatgtgtctgctcaaacagtcagaaacagactccatgagggtggtatgagggcccgacgtccacaggtgggggttgtgcttacagcccaacaccgtgcaggatgtttggcatttgccagagaacaccaaggttggcaaattcgccactggcgccctgtgctcttcacagatgaaagcaggttcacactgagcacatgcgacagacgtgacagagtctggagacgccgtggagaacgttctgctgcctgcaacatcctccagcatgaccggtttggcggtgggtcagtcatggtgtggggtggcatttctttggggggccgcacagccctccatgtgctcgccagaggtagcctgactgccattaggtacagagatgagatcctcagaccccttgtgagaccatatgctggtgcggttggccctgggttcctcctaatgcaagacaatgcaagacctcatgtggctggagtgtgtcagtagttcctgcaagaggaaggcgttgatgctatggactggcccgcccgttccccagacctgaatccaattgatcacatctgggacatcatgtctcgctccatccaccaacgccacattgcaccacagactgtccaggagttggcggatgctttagtccaggtctgggaggtgatccctcaggagaccatccgccacctcatcaggagcatgcccaggcattgtagggaggtcatacaggcacgtggaggccacacacactactgagcctcattttgacttgttttaaggacattacatcaaagttggatcagcctgtagtgtggttttccactttaattttgagtgtgactccaaatccagaccatgggttgataaatttgatttccattgatcatttgtgtgattttgttgtcagcacattcaactatggaaagaaaaaagtatttaataagaatatttcattcattcagatctaggatgtgttattttagtgttccctttattttgagcagtgtatatcaaaaTGAACCTTTACCAGTTAAATGTAGAcataaatataatattttttttatatattacaACTtttctgaaatatgcaaattagaCAATATACATGTGCCTATACTGCCAATCCACCTTTCTGGACCCTGGATAAAGTCTGTATATTTTGGGGGCTTTCATTTGAAGAAGAAAATAATACTCCACGATTATTCACAGATTGTTGAAAAACACTTTATTATCGTTCtatctaaaaaaaataaaaacaacagaaCTGCCATGTATGAGAAATGCATTTCAGCATATATTTTCCAAGAGAATCTTGGCTAGAAAACGTCATTTTCAAGATATCAACAATTGCTTCAGTAAGAGTCTGAAGAATACATCCCAGAACAACCACACAAAATGTGAAGGCACAATCCTCTGAAGCTAAAATAGGATACATCAATATCCATCCCATCCACCACCGTAATGGAAGTTATGGATATCATAACAATGAAAAAGGACATTgacaatgaaaagagagaaaccaattATAGACCATATACAACCTTGAAAGTTATCTTTACAGAGAAAGTTTCAAGACGATCCGATGTAAAGTGCATGTTTTTACAAAAACGTCCTTAACCTTATGGACGTTACATTATCTGTGCCATTCACACCCCTATCATTACAAGACTGTAGAAGACACAAACACAACTCAAGACACTTCAATTTGGTCTGTATTGTTTCATTAACATCTCATCTGAATCTCATCTGGGGGACAGCTGTGAGTGGAAAAACAAGCTATGTGAGCCCTTTCTAAAAGCCATGAAATATGATTGACTGAAAAGCCTTTTTTTAGTCTTGCTGTCAAAATTCATGCAATATCCTTCTTAAACTTTTGAAATAAAACCTAAACTCCAACAAGACCTTAAGCATAATTATGAACGTGGTTTCATTAGGGCATGCTCATGTTGACCTTTCCACGGAATTGCCCATAACTATATCAGCCGTTTGGATAACTCATCTTCCTCTCCCTGTGATTGAATTGAATCACAAAGCAGATTTCATGAAATACACTTTACTTGTACGATCATTTCCCCTAAAAGTCAAGCGTGTTCTGTAAATTAGATGTTGTATATCTATGATTCACAGTTCAAACAGTTGGTTGTGAGAGTGTTCAGTTCAGCTTTGGTATCTCTGGTACATACATTATGTGCATTAGAATCTTCTTTTCTGAAAGAGTGGGAAAGTGATTGAATGTGAATATCTGTATGGTTCTGACCTAACgatatctgcctctctctctctgccttttttCTGCTTCCTCTCTGGACTTCATTGTCAGATGgtaaggttgtgtgtgtgtgtgtgtgtgtgtgtgtgtgtgtagaaggcTTTTCCTCCTTGCAGCCGTTCTTGCAGCAGTGTCCCAGCTGATTGATTGATACCATTCCCCTTGCACTGCTAAGGCCATATTGACATTGACTCCTATCCCCGGACAGACATTTAGACTGGTCTAACTGGCCCGGTTACTGGTCTACAGGTTACTGGTCTGCCAGTGACCAGATGACTGGCTTGAGCATCTACCACTACTCAAAACGGTAGCTGCTGACTACAGCCAGTCATGCAAACCTGAGAGGAATTGCTTGGCAGAGATGTGGTAGGGGTACTTATCTATTTCCCTGTCTCTATTTATCTTTATCTCTGTATCCCCCGTCTCTTTCTCTCATCAGTGAGGAGTGTGCTAAGCTCTCTTtaacagcctcctctcctgtaacaaCAGTTCCCCTTCTCTTCTACATTTTCTCTCCTATGCTCCAGTTTCTTCTGCTGTGCTCTCTTACTTTTCTGCTGTTAACCATCCCTCATTTCCCTCTTCCTCACCTGccactctccttccatctctcagGAGTTTGCGACCTCAGgctccagtaacacagacacagggaAGGCAGCAGGTAACCTGGAGACCAAATATAAGGTGAAGGAGCTGGGCCTGAGCTTCAACCAGAAATGGAACACAGACAACACCCTGACCACCGAGGTCTCCATGGAGGACCAGGTGAGTTTGAAACCAGTTTAGCCTAAAATCAGGTTACACCGCACCAAACCAGCTTCTGACATCACTTGATGTTAACTCATTGATCACCAGTATGTAAATGCATCCAATAGACTCTGAACATTAAACCCAAAGTTTAGTCAGTAATATTACCCCTATTGTTCTCATTGTTCTGTGTCTGCTGTTCACCAATATATAATCACTGGAGGCTGCTgacgggaggacggctcataataatagccGGAACGGCGCAAATGGAACGACATGAACACCTAAAAAccgtgtgtttgatgtatttgatacccttCCATCTATTACTCTCCAGCGAGtaaccacgagcccgtcctccccaatgaagttgtcaccaacctcctgtgtatgTGCTGTATCTCCTTCTCTGTCCTGTGTTTCTGTAGTTGGCTAAGGGCTTGAAGCTGGCTCTGGACACATCGTTCGTGCCCAACACTGGGTAAGCTAATCACTCACTGGTCAATCATTACCTCCCTCCATATGCCTTAGCGGTGCACACGAACATTAAGGATTTTGAAATAAACAGCACCAGTAAAGGGAGTAAAACGGTCACTTGGGCAGTTTCGTTCATCCGTTGTCAAATTGGGGAACATAATGTCACAGCAATCCTGACACCCTCTCTACGTTCATCCTGTCCCCTTCCCCTCTGTCTGCAGTAAGAAGAGTGCCAAGTTGAAGACTGGTTACAAGCGGGACTTCATCAACCTGGGCTGTGACCTGGACTTTGACATGGCCGGCCCCACGGTCCACGCGGCTGCCGTGCTGGGCTAtgagggctggctggctgggtaccAGATGGCCTTCGACACAGCCAAGTCCAAACTGTCCCAAAACAACTTTGCCCTGGGATACAAGGCTGGGGACTTCCAGCTCCACACCAATGTGTGAGTACCACTACACCTAACCTTGACTACTGTCCCGCAGAGGTTATTTTGTGTTTGCAGAGTTGTTTTCTCCATGTGCAATTTTTGTTGTCATGATCCACCAGAAGTTGATTTAAGAGCTATGTAGCACCCTATTGATGAAGCCCATGGTGTTTTGTTCTCTCAGTAACGACGGTACAGAGTTCGGTGGCTCCATCTACCAGAAGGTGAACTGCCACTTGGAAACAGCCATCAACCTGGCCTGGACGGCCGGCAGCAACAACACCCGCTTCGCCATCGGAGCCAAATACCAGCTGGACAAGGACGCTTCCCTGTCTGTGGGTACCACAACCACACATACAGAACCACATACCAGTCCATAGTGCCAGAACAAGAACCACACAACCATGCAAATACATGCTTGTCtcacctctgtgtctgtctccccctgcagGCCAAAGTCAACAACGCCAGTCTGATTGGAGTCGGCTACACACAGGCCCTCCGGCCAGGTAACTCAAAACTGACCTTTACACCAGATAACTAGCTGCATCTGTCTATATCTACACACCTTGCCTATTAGTACCACAGGTTGTGGTTAGAAGAAAGGAAGAGGTGATGTCTATGCTCTATATATGAAAGGAGCTGTACTTTGTGTGTTAAgactggtgtctctctctgtaggagTGAAGTTGACTCTCTCAGCTCTGATCGATGGGAAGAACTTCAACGCAGGCGGCCACAAGGTTGGCATGGGCTTTGAGCTGGAGGTgtaaggatggaggggagaggataaGAGGGGGATGGGTGAAGGAAGGGAAAGATCCCGaatctgacaacacacacacacacacacagagagtgtgCTTTTTGGCCTTAACCCTACAGCCCTTAGCACCCTCTGAGACCTCCAGTACTATATTAAAATGGACAGACTGTCGAGGAACCAAGTTTTTGGTTAGTTTTTAGTTGTTTTAGTTCTCTCTGTATTATCTCCTTAGCAATACCACTATGTAAGGGACATCTGTCATGCCATGGCACTGGAGCAGCAGCCAGTGAGCAAGTCTCAAATAACACTCTATTCACCAGGAGTTTACTAATTCAcgtagggctctgatcaaaagtggTGTACTGTATGCAGAACAGGGTGTTTGAAACAGACAAGTCTGGAGTCAACCTTTTGTTCCACTTCCTCCCCATAAGCAGACATGTCCTCTTTTCTGTGTGTGCACCTTTTTAGTAGGGTTTGATTGTGTGGTATAATTTCACTTTGCCTGAGATCATGTGTTTAATCTACTTTTGACTtgtgacaaaaaaaaatgtttgattGACAGTGTACTTTTGTTTGTGTATTTGTGGTACATTCTATTGATTTGATCAAAGCCAAAGGGGAGTTGTTTTCAAGGAATAACTTGAAGTTCTGTTGTCCCAGACCTTTTACAGACCTATTTGTGGATGGATGTCCACTTTCAGTGATGCATAAACAGGGACACATTGACACGAGCATACTGCAATAAAATGGGTGGCTAAGAACTTGAAAATGAGACCGGTTGATATTCTGTTTCCAAATCAGGGAAAATATCTGTAGTACAGAGAACTTGAAGATTCCACCTTGACAGTAAGATTTGTTGACTGACTTGTATTCCCATTCCAGAACATAAAGCAATGTAACAATGGCTGAATGTTCTGCCCAGAGCCATACATTTAGAAAGTTAGGCCAACATTCTGTTACATACCATTGTTTAAATATTCCCCATGTGATGTTAAGGAAGCTAACGTGGCTGCCATAGAATGTTTAagtgtcatgtaaatgcatcataatgcagAAACCGCATTGGCCTACTAAATACATGGTTCTGGTTCTGCCTAATGTCCCACTGTTTTCTCAACGTCTCTTGTTACCTCTGTTTTGCCCATTTCAACTCTCTGTGTAAGTATCTCTGATTGCCAAACTAATACCCCATACATTTCTCCATTTGAATTCTCTTATTTTGGTTCAGAGTTTTGAGAAGGCATACAGGCATGGTGGATATCTTCCTTACCTCTTTGTAATTAAATTTGTTGTATTTTATTTTCTGAACTCTACCACTATCATGCCATTTTGTGTCTGCTGTGCTTGGGTCAGGGAAGGTTGTCAATAGTTGAAACCTCAAACTGGAATTCATGGAATAAAGAAGAATTTCAAAATCTTTGTTCTTGTTTTCATGCACAGtgacttgagaaatactgcaccaaacatcttggTTAGATGTAAGACCTTGGCAAAACCGTCAaaattaattacagatttcttgagttatctttggattaattttgactattttgacaTTGTACTGGCTACGGCATCAAACAGTAATATTGCAGCTTTTTTCTCATTTTTCAAGCAAAGgaattttaagggagtatgcgagcacagaCGTTCACTTCGCCTAGCTGaattctgctaggagcaaaccgaACCTATGTATGCGGATACCTTTATAGTTTGTTACAATATCTGTCAGGCAGATAGTTCCTTGGTGGTTGAAGTTCAATTCAACCAGATACACGTACTTACACTTAACAATAATAAGACCACACTTAACAATAATAAGACCACAGTAAAATACAACAAAATCAAACAACCAAATGTTATACTGCAAAATATGTTGAAACATCAATcaaaaatatacagtatacacaaaaACCCAGAGAATATCCTGCATCAGCCTTAGTTACGTAAAGTGAATTTGGATAGTATTAATTCGGAAAGAATATGAAAGCTACAGCTAAAACTTTGGTCAGAAAATATTTGGTGGCAagcataaaataaaatatttgaaaGATTAGGAATCATCACCAGAGTTCAGTCCAGACCAGACTTGACCCCTTTAAGGACCAGTACCACCAGGACCTTAGTCAAGAGGACAGTTTGGATCTGACCAGGCCATTGGTTTAAATACAGCTATGTCACCTGGTTCAGTAAATACATTTCCCCCATACGAATCTACTGGATTACTCCAATGCACCATGGTGTAGATTACAGGGGGTGTTGGCCATGTTAACGTGGACCCCCCCATAAGCCTGGAAAAGAGAAATTTTGGTTCAATACATTATTTTAGGGGCAACTCCAAGAGTCAATGTCAAATGGCGCAATGCACTCTGTTGCAGTAAGTCTTCCCCAccacacagcagcagcagaggaCCACAGCAGGGAGTCTGGAACGGGACAGCGCTTCTGTTTGACATCAGCTTGAGACACACCACATCAACACACTATCTGTCCACCTGAAGGTGataggtgtgtgtgcatgtgtctgtatgTACTCACGGCTGCTGTAGGCTGGGTCTGGGGGTCAGTAGAGGcagaacagaggaggaagagCGGACCCCATCCACAGGACTCCCACTCACGGGGCTGCACACTTTACTCTGAATAACAACAAAGGATACACACTGATCaggagatcacacacacacacgagtaaaAGTagagataccttaaaagaaaatgactcaagtaaaagtgaaagtcccccagtaaaataccacttgagtaaaagtctaaaattaTTTGGATTTACagacgaagcatttgtgtttagtgagtctgcctgatcagaggcagtagggatgaccagggatgttctcttgataagtgcgtaaattagaccattttcctgtcctgctaagcattcaaaatgtgacaagtacttttggttgtcagggaaaatgtaaggagtaaaaagtacattattttctttaggaatgtagtggagtaaaagtaaaagttgtcaaaaaatataaatagttaaataaagtaCATATACGCCAAAAAACTACTTAGGTAGTaccttaaagtatttttacttaagtactttacaccactgcatattacctcaattacctcgactaaccggtgcccccgcacattgactctgtatagcCTCGTTAAAGTTATTTTACTGCAGCTTTTAATTACATGTTacttctattttttatttttccatttttacttaacacttatttttcttaaaactgcattgttggttaagggcttgtaagtaaaatTTGTTTTGATCTTACTGCAGGGAGAGAGTGAAAACGCAAATGTGTGTATATGTAACGGCATCTGAGGGGTGTAtagactagtgtgtgtgtgcatgagtccCTGAGGTGTGTCGAAATCTTTGAGTTCTCTCGTAGAACTGGAATGCCTGGACCACCAGATGCACTAcctactgacccccccccccccccccccctccccccataccTCTGGtctggagagagggaagagagagagagatctggagacagaaagagatagagatggaggaagggagagggaagggagagggaagagagagggagagtggagagagcgggagagcgagaggaagagagagagaggttgttttccATTCTATAATGACATGTTCTCAGAATCACAAATAGACATCAGGTGTCTATAATCTATGTGACGGTAAATGATCATGAAGGGAGAAGTGGTAAACCAACCTCCGGGGTTTCTCTCTGAGTTTGCGGAACAACTCCTTGGCCTTCCCCTCACTGTGGCCCGAAAGAGGTGAGAACAGAGAATGAACATTTACAGTATTAGCTCACTAAAGGCCAAGTATCAGCTGACACTATGAAACTGGTTAGATGTATTTATAGATCTTGCTCTGAGTTAACTGGACTGTTGagatgtttctgtctgtctcttacaGTGTGTCCAGGGCCTCTCCACTCATCCACAGTTGTCTCTTGAGCTCCACAATGTCTGTCTGGAGGAGCATCATCTCctctcgcgtcactgggcagctcacggctgggtttccctttttagtcca is drawn from Salvelinus fontinalis isolate EN_2023a chromosome 4, ASM2944872v1, whole genome shotgun sequence and contains these coding sequences:
- the LOC129853723 gene encoding voltage-dependent anion-selective channel protein 2-like isoform X3, coding for MSDKGGEKASLVRKEGESPAAQASQNKGAHCVPCCHKVTMAVPPAYSDLGKAAKDIFSKGYGFGIVKLDLKTKAQSGVEFATSGSSNTDTGKAAGNLETKYKVKELGLSFNQKWNTDNTLTTEVSMEDQLAKGLKLALDTSFVPNTGKKSAKLKTGYKRDFINLGCDLDFDMAGPTVHAAAVLGYEGWLAGYQMAFDTAKSKLSQNNFALGYKAGDFQLHTNVNDGTEFGGSIYQKVNCHLETAINLAWTAGSNNTRFAIGAKYQLDKDASLSAKVNNASLIGVGYTQALRPGKSEVDSLSSDRWEELQRRRPQGWHGL
- the LOC129853723 gene encoding voltage-dependent anion-selective channel protein 2-like isoform X1, yielding MSDKGGEKASLVRKEGESPAAQASQNKGAHCVPCCHKVTMAVPPAYSDLGKAAKDIFSKGYGFGIVKLDLKTKAQSGVEFATSGSSNTDTGKAAGNLETKYKVKELGLSFNQKWNTDNTLTTEVSMEDQLAKGLKLALDTSFVPNTGKKSAKLKTGYKRDFINLGCDLDFDMAGPTVHAAAVLGYEGWLAGYQMAFDTAKSKLSQNNFALGYKAGDFQLHTNVNDGTEFGGSIYQKVNCHLETAINLAWTAGSNNTRFAIGAKYQLDKDASLSAKVNNASLIGVGYTQALRPGVKLTLSALIDGKNFNAGGHKVGMGFELEV
- the LOC129853723 gene encoding voltage-dependent anion-selective channel protein 2-like isoform X2 yields the protein MAVPPAYSDLGKAAKDIFSKGYGFGIVKLDLKTKAQSGVEFATSGSSNTDTGKAAGNLETKYKVKELGLSFNQKWNTDNTLTTEVSMEDQLAKGLKLALDTSFVPNTGKKSAKLKTGYKRDFINLGCDLDFDMAGPTVHAAAVLGYEGWLAGYQMAFDTAKSKLSQNNFALGYKAGDFQLHTNVNDGTEFGGSIYQKVNCHLETAINLAWTAGSNNTRFAIGAKYQLDKDASLSAKVNNASLIGVGYTQALRPGVKLTLSALIDGKNFNAGGHKVGMGFELEV